Proteins co-encoded in one Nitrospirota bacterium genomic window:
- a CDS encoding PilZ domain-containing protein, whose amino-acid sequence MAIYGNEKRKQRRVKREYMVDVKIGNESKKIYSIDLSEGGIKVGGAMLMLKSGDQVDLSLEKDGGKFTFRGQVERNDGNQRINRIGCDANVFFIRILDERFPEFVKTILR is encoded by the coding sequence ATGGCCATTTACGGGAATGAAAAAAGGAAGCAGAGAAGAGTAAAACGAGAGTATATGGTCGATGTTAAGATCGGCAATGAAAGCAAGAAGATCTACTCGATTGACCTCTCGGAGGGAGGAATCAAGGTCGGTGGAGCGATGCTGATGCTGAAATCCGGTGATCAGGTCGACCTCTCGTTGGAAAAGGACGGGGGAAAGTTCACTTTTCGCGGCCAGGTCGAGAGAAATGACGGCAACCAGCGGATCAATCGCATCGGCTGTGATGCGAATGTATTCTTCATCAGGATCCTCGACGAGCGTTTCCCCGAGTTCGTCAAGACGATTTTAAGATAA
- a CDS encoding efflux RND transporter periplasmic adaptor subunit has protein sequence MKRILIIAGIVLIAGIALTLSLRFGNSRDQGTLMLSGNVEVTEVNMGFKIPGRVQGLYTDEGRAVTRGEKLATLDSAEFESMVTQSRASVQNAEALYEKARKDHERFTILHRDGVIASQQMDAAKSAYDVAVSQLQLSRASLATADVKLNDSVIYAPLNGVVLRKNIEQGETVGTGTMVFTIGDLENPWVKVYVKEDRLGIVKLGQKAEVTVDSFPGKRYEGVVTYISSEAEFTPKNVQTREERVKLVFSVKVSVKNVNAELKPGMPADVKILLK, from the coding sequence ATGAAAAGAATACTGATCATAGCCGGGATCGTCCTGATCGCCGGCATTGCTTTGACCCTCTCTCTTCGTTTTGGGAACTCCCGCGATCAGGGAACATTGATGTTATCGGGGAATGTCGAGGTGACCGAGGTCAATATGGGTTTCAAGATCCCCGGCAGGGTCCAGGGCCTGTATACGGACGAGGGCAGGGCCGTGACCAGGGGCGAAAAGCTCGCGACGCTCGACAGCGCCGAATTTGAAAGCATGGTCACCCAAAGCAGGGCCTCGGTGCAAAACGCCGAAGCCCTGTATGAAAAAGCGCGCAAGGACCATGAACGGTTCACGATACTGCATCGTGACGGCGTCATCGCGTCGCAGCAGATGGATGCCGCAAAGTCCGCCTACGATGTGGCGGTATCGCAGCTCCAGCTGTCCCGTGCATCGCTCGCGACCGCTGATGTGAAACTGAATGATTCGGTCATTTACGCGCCCCTCAACGGCGTTGTGCTCAGGAAGAATATTGAGCAGGGAGAAACGGTCGGAACAGGTACGATGGTGTTTACCATTGGTGATCTTGAAAACCCGTGGGTCAAGGTTTACGTGAAGGAAGACAGGCTCGGAATTGTGAAGCTCGGGCAGAAGGCGGAGGTCACGGTTGATTCATTTCCCGGGAAGAGATATGAAGGGGTGGTTACCTATATTTCGTCGGAAGCGGAATTCACTCCGAAGAACGTACAGACCAGGGAGGAACGGGTAAAACTGGTTTT
- a CDS encoding PLP-dependent cysteine synthase family protein, with product MESHDNRRIRELSALIGNTPLLAIDFTFQGRKRTIHAKAENLNMTGSIKDRMALHIMAKGYATGILKPGDLIAEATSGNTGISFSAIGRALGHPVTIFMPDWMSAERINLIRSLGAKIVLISREEGGFQGSIRRAEELSKTEKDVFLPRQFSNQDNSDAHYHTTGSEIWWQLRFHSLFPDGFVAGVGTGGTIMGVGRFLKEKRPAVKLHPLEPSNSPTLSTGYKVGKHRIQGISDEFIPPIVDLEFLDRVMSVDDGDAILMAQKLAGEIGIAVGISSGANFLGALKVQNDLGPDTVVVTIFPDDNKKYLSTDLLREERVREGFLSPDVKLLAVRAFKRVCNTCCNPKECEEVFALNRTVEGTMPHCPIRMRINS from the coding sequence ATGGAAAGTCATGACAATCGCCGGATTCGCGAGCTTTCGGCCCTTATCGGCAACACTCCGCTTCTGGCCATCGATTTCACCTTCCAGGGCCGGAAGCGCACCATCCATGCCAAGGCCGAGAACCTGAACATGACCGGAAGCATCAAGGACCGGATGGCATTGCACATCATGGCGAAAGGCTATGCAACGGGTATTCTCAAACCGGGGGACCTTATTGCCGAGGCGACCAGCGGCAACACGGGAATTTCCTTCTCCGCGATCGGCCGCGCGCTCGGGCATCCCGTGACGATCTTCATGCCGGACTGGATGAGCGCCGAACGGATTAATCTCATCCGCAGCCTGGGTGCGAAGATCGTCCTCATCAGCAGAGAAGAAGGCGGGTTTCAGGGCAGTATCCGCCGGGCCGAGGAATTGTCCAAAACTGAAAAAGACGTCTTCCTGCCCAGGCAGTTCTCGAACCAGGACAACAGCGATGCCCACTATCATACGACCGGATCGGAGATATGGTGGCAGTTACGGTTCCATTCCCTCTTCCCCGACGGCTTTGTCGCCGGAGTGGGGACCGGCGGTACGATCATGGGGGTCGGTCGTTTTCTCAAGGAGAAGAGACCCGCGGTCAAGCTCCATCCCCTGGAGCCATCCAACTCTCCGACACTCTCCACGGGTTATAAAGTGGGCAAGCACCGCATTCAAGGCATCTCTGACGAGTTTATCCCGCCTATTGTGGACCTGGAATTTCTCGACAGGGTCATGAGCGTGGACGATGGCGATGCTATCCTGATGGCACAAAAACTCGCCGGGGAAATCGGGATCGCCGTTGGCATATCCTCGGGCGCGAACTTTCTGGGCGCTTTGAAGGTTCAAAACGATCTGGGTCCGGATACTGTCGTGGTCACGATCTTCCCTGACGACAACAAAAAATACCTGAGCACCGATCTTTTGCGGGAGGAGCGGGTCAGGGAGGGCTTCCTCTCTCCCGACGTCAAGCTTCTGGCGGTCCGGGCCTTCAAGCGGGTATGCAACACCTGCTGTAATCCGAAAGAATGTGAAGAGGTCTTTGCGCTGAATAGAACCGTAGAAGGTACAATGCCGCATTGTCCTATCAGGATGCGGATAAACTCCTGA
- a CDS encoding thermonuclease family protein, producing the protein MEHILVHFPLSRPVLIDGEKSGKTNAILRVEEGRHTLSLGDPQDYKPSSRTVNHTSGSPVMSGRTITGVSSFVFVIIAFCICSFSIDQSYAAQKPAGTRVVKVHDGDTVTLVISGRMRKTRLIGIDAPEMNQRPWGRQAKEHLIGIMNNTGWLVTVETDEVTHDKYGRALVYLWTNNNELINERMVLDGYAVLFTIKPNVKYRDTFSRAEQRARQELKGIWGPKGLKEAPVKYREKHPRKQN; encoded by the coding sequence ATGGAACACATACTGGTACATTTCCCCCTATCGAGACCTGTTTTGATCGACGGCGAGAAGTCCGGCAAAACGAACGCGATCCTTCGCGTTGAAGAAGGCAGGCACACCCTCAGTCTGGGTGATCCTCAGGACTATAAGCCGTCATCCCGGACCGTGAACCATACAAGCGGGAGCCCGGTCATGTCAGGACGAACGATAACAGGAGTTTCATCGTTCGTATTCGTTATCATTGCATTTTGCATATGCTCGTTCAGCATCGATCAATCTTACGCCGCCCAAAAACCGGCCGGGACCCGCGTTGTAAAGGTGCACGACGGAGACACGGTTACGCTCGTGATAAGCGGGAGGATGCGGAAGACCCGTCTGATCGGCATCGACGCGCCGGAGATGAACCAGCGGCCCTGGGGCAGACAGGCCAAAGAACATCTTATCGGTATCATGAATAATACCGGCTGGCTGGTGACCGTGGAAACGGACGAGGTGACACATGACAAGTACGGCAGGGCCCTCGTCTATCTCTGGACCAACAATAACGAGCTCATCAATGAACGGATGGTCCTGGACGGCTATGCGGTTCTCTTTACGATAAAACCGAATGTAAAATATCGAGATACATTCTCGCGGGCGGAACAGCGTGCACGGCAGGAACTGAAGGGGATCTGGGGACCGAAGGGATTGAAAGAAGCCCCGGTCAAATACCGCGAAAAGCACCCGAGAAAACAGAATTGA